A genomic stretch from Vibrio neptunius includes:
- a CDS encoding DUF2282 domain-containing protein has product MKKSNLAVTAAVTGLLALGGTMLTAAPAVAAEKEKCYGVSKAGKNDCATKTSSCAGTAKEDNQKDAFVVVPKGLCGKLVGGSTQSS; this is encoded by the coding sequence ATGAAAAAGTCTAATCTTGCTGTTACTGCTGCTGTTACTGGTCTACTCGCTTTAGGCGGCACAATGCTCACTGCGGCACCTGCTGTTGCTGCAGAAAAAGAGAAATGCTACGGCGTTTCAAAAGCAGGTAAAAACGATTGTGCAACCAAAACCAGTTCTTGTGCAGGGACTGCAAAAGAAGATAACCAGAAAGATGCCTTCGTAGTCGTTCCTAAAGGACTATGTGGCAAGCTCGTTGGCGGTAGCACTCAGTCTTCTTAA
- the uvrD gene encoding DNA helicase II, whose translation MMDPSLLLDGLNDKQREAVAAPLENLLVLAGAGSGKTRVLVHRIAWLMSVEQASPFSIMSVTFTNKAASEMRGRIEELMMGSASGMWNGTFHGICHRILRAHYIDAKLPEDFQIIDTDDQQRLLRRLIKAQNLDEKQWPARQVSWWINGKKDEGLRPSHIDAYHDPVTKTYLQLYTAYQEACDRAGLVDFAEILLRTHELLRDNKFVREHYQARFKHILVDEFQDTNNIQYAWLRMMAGPESHVMIVGDDDQSIYGWRGAKIENIEKFTREFPSVNTIRLEQNYRSTKTILEASNTLIANNTERMGKELWTDGVEGEPISVYSAYNELDEARFAVNKIKEWQEKGGALNDAAMLYRNNAQSRVLEEALIQAGLPYRIYGGMRFFERQEIKDALSYLRLMANRNDDAAFERVVNTPTRGLGDKTLETIRFAARDRGCTMWQASVALLDEQVLAGRAAGALSRFVELVSALEDDTCEMSLHEQTDHVIKYSGLFAMYEQEKGEKSKARIENLEELVTATRQFEKPEEAEEMTLLTAFLTHAALEAGEGQADEFEDAVQLMTLHSAKGLEFPLVFMVGVEEGMFPSQMSAEEAGRLEEERRLCYVGMTRAMEKLYITYAEMRRLYGQDKYHKPSRFIRELPEGCLDEVRMKAQVSRPTSSGRFSQTVVKENFNETGFSLGSRVMHPKFGEGTIINFEGSGPQSRVQVAFNGEGIKWLVTAYAKLETL comes from the coding sequence ATAATGGATCCTTCATTACTTCTTGACGGCCTTAACGATAAGCAGCGTGAAGCCGTGGCCGCTCCACTTGAAAATTTACTTGTCCTAGCGGGCGCAGGGAGTGGTAAAACCCGGGTGCTGGTGCACCGTATCGCGTGGCTGATGTCGGTGGAGCAGGCGTCTCCTTTTTCCATTATGTCGGTGACGTTTACCAATAAAGCCGCTTCGGAAATGCGCGGCCGTATTGAAGAGTTGATGATGGGTAGTGCATCAGGAATGTGGAATGGCACGTTTCACGGTATCTGCCATCGTATCCTACGTGCCCATTATATTGATGCGAAATTACCGGAAGACTTTCAGATCATTGATACGGATGACCAACAGAGATTGTTGCGTCGTCTCATTAAAGCGCAAAATCTGGATGAGAAGCAATGGCCAGCACGACAGGTAAGCTGGTGGATTAACGGCAAAAAAGACGAAGGTCTGCGTCCAAGTCATATTGATGCTTACCACGATCCTGTGACCAAAACCTATCTGCAGCTCTATACGGCTTATCAGGAAGCATGTGACCGTGCTGGTTTGGTCGATTTCGCCGAAATTCTTCTACGTACACATGAGTTGTTGCGGGATAACAAGTTTGTGCGTGAGCACTACCAGGCACGCTTTAAACATATCTTGGTGGATGAGTTCCAGGATACCAACAACATTCAATACGCTTGGCTGAGAATGATGGCCGGCCCAGAGTCACACGTGATGATTGTTGGGGATGATGACCAGTCTATATACGGCTGGCGTGGCGCTAAGATTGAAAATATTGAGAAGTTCACGCGCGAGTTCCCAAGCGTCAACACCATTCGTCTGGAGCAAAACTACCGCTCTACTAAGACCATCCTCGAAGCTTCCAATACTCTGATTGCTAATAATACAGAGCGCATGGGGAAAGAGCTATGGACTGATGGCGTCGAAGGTGAGCCGATCTCTGTTTATTCTGCTTACAACGAGTTGGATGAAGCCCGTTTTGCTGTCAACAAGATTAAAGAATGGCAGGAAAAAGGTGGTGCATTGAATGATGCCGCCATGCTTTATCGTAACAACGCTCAGTCTCGGGTACTGGAAGAAGCGTTAATTCAGGCTGGCCTACCCTATCGCATTTATGGTGGTATGCGATTCTTCGAGCGTCAGGAAATCAAAGATGCACTGAGCTATCTACGATTGATGGCAAATCGCAATGATGACGCGGCGTTTGAGCGGGTGGTAAATACACCAACCCGCGGGCTTGGAGACAAAACCTTAGAGACGATTCGTTTTGCAGCGCGGGATCGTGGTTGCACCATGTGGCAAGCGAGTGTTGCTCTGCTGGATGAGCAGGTTTTGGCTGGTCGAGCGGCGGGAGCGTTAAGCCGTTTCGTTGAGCTGGTCAGCGCGCTGGAAGATGATACCTGTGAAATGTCTCTGCATGAGCAGACGGACCATGTGATCAAATACTCCGGCTTATTTGCCATGTACGAACAGGAAAAAGGCGAGAAATCCAAGGCGCGAATAGAGAACTTGGAAGAGTTGGTCACCGCCACGCGCCAATTCGAAAAGCCGGAAGAAGCAGAAGAAATGACCTTGCTCACGGCATTCCTGACCCATGCAGCGCTGGAGGCGGGTGAAGGTCAGGCCGACGAGTTCGAAGATGCGGTGCAACTGATGACCTTGCACAGTGCAAAAGGTCTGGAGTTCCCATTGGTGTTTATGGTTGGTGTCGAAGAAGGTATGTTCCCAAGCCAGATGTCCGCTGAAGAGGCTGGGCGCTTGGAAGAGGAACGTCGACTGTGCTACGTGGGGATGACCCGGGCGATGGAAAAGCTCTACATCACCTATGCTGAGATGCGTCGTTTGTACGGTCAGGACAAATACCACAAACCTTCGCGCTTTATCCGTGAACTGCCAGAAGGTTGCTTAGATGAAGTGCGGATGAAAGCGCAGGTCAGCCGTCCGACAAGCTCGGGTCGCTTTAGTCAAACGGTTGTCAAAGAGAATTTTAACGAGACAGGTTTTAGTCTTGGTTCTCGCGTTATGCACCCTAAGTTTGGTGAAGGGACGATCATCAACTTTGAAGGCAGCGGCCCACAGAGTCGAGTGCAGGTTGCATTTAATGGTGAAGGCATCAAATGGCTAGTCACCGCTTACGCTAAACTAGAAACGTTATAA
- the prlC gene encoding oligopeptidase A: MSNPLLSFTDLPPFSDIKPEHVKPAVEQAITDCRAKIEQVLEGNSNPSWESVVAPIEEVDDRLSRLWSPVSHMNSVMNSDELREAYESCLPLLSEYGTWVGQHKGLFEAYKAMKASEEFADLTQAQQKTITDSLRDFELSGIGLPADEQHRYGEISKRMSELGSKFSNNVLDATMGWTKHVEDEKQLAGMPESALASAKAAAESKELEGYLLTLDIPSYLPVMTYCDNQALRKELYEAYVTRASDRGPKAGEWDNSEIINEQLKLRYEIARMLGFNTFSEKSLATKMAENPSQVLGFLNDLANKAKPQGEREVEELRQFAKSEFGVEELNLWDIAYYSEKQKQHLFQISDEELRPYFPEQRAVSGLFEVLNRVFGMNVKQREGVDVWHESVRFFDIFDANDQLRGSFYLDLYAREHKRGGAWMDECRVRRINAQGELQSPVAYLTCNFNKPVGDKPALFTHNEVVTLFHEFGHGIHHMLTQVDTGSVSGINGVPWDAVELPSQFLENWCWEEEALAFISGHFETGEPLPKEMLDKMLAAKNFQSAMFILRQLEFGLFDFTLHTEFDPEIGPRVLETLADVKSKVAVLPSLEWNRFSHSFSHIFAGGYSAGYYSYLWAEVLSSDAFSRFEEEGIFNTDTGKSFLNNILEMGGSEEPMELFKRFRGREPQIDALLRHSGISA, encoded by the coding sequence ATGTCTAATCCTCTTCTGAGCTTTACCGATTTGCCCCCGTTTTCTGATATCAAACCTGAACACGTGAAACCAGCCGTTGAACAGGCGATTACAGACTGCCGAGCAAAAATCGAGCAGGTACTAGAAGGCAACAGTAACCCAAGCTGGGAAAGCGTTGTTGCACCAATTGAAGAAGTGGATGATCGCCTCAGCCGCCTTTGGTCACCTGTGAGTCATATGAATTCAGTGATGAACAGTGATGAATTGCGTGAAGCGTATGAAAGCTGCTTACCTCTATTGTCCGAATACGGTACTTGGGTAGGGCAGCACAAAGGCTTATTTGAAGCCTATAAAGCGATGAAAGCCAGTGAAGAATTTGCTGACTTGACTCAGGCACAGCAAAAAACCATCACAGATTCGCTACGTGATTTCGAGTTGTCAGGCATCGGTTTACCTGCTGACGAGCAGCACCGTTACGGAGAGATCAGTAAGCGTATGTCTGAGTTGGGTTCTAAGTTTTCCAACAATGTGTTGGACGCGACCATGGGTTGGACCAAACACGTTGAAGATGAAAAACAATTGGCAGGTATGCCGGAGTCTGCATTGGCATCTGCCAAAGCGGCGGCCGAGTCCAAAGAGCTGGAGGGTTACCTGCTAACGCTGGATATCCCATCTTACCTGCCGGTGATGACCTACTGTGACAATCAGGCGTTACGTAAAGAGCTCTATGAAGCTTATGTCACTCGCGCCTCGGACCGTGGCCCGAAAGCGGGCGAGTGGGACAACAGTGAAATCATTAACGAACAGTTGAAACTGCGTTATGAAATCGCCCGTATGCTGGGTTTTAATACCTTCAGTGAGAAGTCTCTGGCGACTAAGATGGCAGAAAACCCATCGCAAGTGTTGGGCTTCCTCAATGACCTTGCCAACAAAGCCAAACCGCAAGGCGAGCGCGAAGTTGAAGAGTTGCGCCAGTTTGCAAAGAGTGAGTTTGGGGTTGAAGAACTCAACCTTTGGGACATTGCTTACTACAGTGAAAAGCAGAAGCAGCACTTGTTCCAGATTTCTGACGAAGAGCTACGCCCTTACTTCCCAGAACAAAGAGCGGTCAGTGGCTTGTTTGAAGTCTTAAACCGTGTATTTGGTATGAATGTCAAACAGCGAGAGGGCGTTGATGTTTGGCATGAGTCCGTACGATTCTTTGATATTTTTGATGCCAACGATCAGCTTCGTGGCAGCTTCTACCTTGACCTGTATGCGCGTGAACACAAGCGCGGCGGCGCTTGGATGGACGAATGCCGTGTGCGCCGTATCAATGCGCAAGGTGAGTTGCAATCACCGGTGGCGTATCTGACTTGTAACTTCAACAAACCGGTTGGCGACAAGCCTGCGCTGTTTACTCACAATGAAGTCGTGACGTTATTCCATGAGTTTGGCCACGGTATTCACCACATGCTGACTCAGGTTGATACGGGTTCAGTTTCGGGTATCAACGGTGTACCGTGGGATGCGGTCGAGTTGCCAAGTCAGTTCCTAGAGAACTGGTGTTGGGAAGAAGAGGCGCTGGCGTTTATCTCTGGGCACTTCGAAACGGGCGAACCCCTGCCAAAAGAGATGCTGGATAAGATGCTGGCAGCGAAGAACTTCCAGTCGGCGATGTTTATTCTTCGTCAACTAGAGTTCGGATTGTTTGATTTCACGCTGCACACGGAGTTTGACCCAGAAATCGGTCCTCGTGTGCTGGAAACGTTAGCCGATGTTAAGTCTAAGGTTGCCGTCTTGCCAAGTCTGGAATGGAACCGATTCTCGCACAGCTTTAGCCATATCTTTGCTGGTGGTTACAGTGCAGGTTATTACAGCTACCTGTGGGCAGAAGTGCTTTCTTCAGATGCCTTCTCTCGTTTTGAAGAAGAAGGCATTTTTAATACCGACACCGGTAAGAGCTTCCTAAACAACATTCTGGAAATGGGCGGCAGTGAAGAGCCAATGGAGTTGTTCAAGCGCTTCCGTGGTCGTGAGCCGCAAATCGATGCCTTGCTGCGTCATTCTGGTATTAGCGCTTAA
- a CDS encoding DNA-binding domain-containing protein, giving the protein MSQSLAELQKNFANALHYQATGDACDICSDTFSADERMQIYRNNFIISLSEVLQATYPMVLALVGEECFEQLARQHVLNHPLRSGDVTDYGEHFATTIEAFPAVVEAAPYAADVAHFEWQIDVSQQRQGSVKTPEDIWPIARLAEVAEQQQPNIHFHLSPGTLPFHSPYAVYALRLAIENNNFEQLTLNQAEYGVIISQPDGQCWTMSLDQLPFELLQYLSSGCTLGEIPATHLPYLGVLLENQLISGFSLAQ; this is encoded by the coding sequence ATGAGTCAATCTCTAGCAGAACTACAAAAAAACTTCGCCAATGCCCTGCACTATCAAGCGACGGGTGATGCCTGTGATATCTGCTCTGATACCTTCAGTGCCGACGAACGGATGCAGATTTACCGCAACAACTTCATCATCAGCTTAAGCGAAGTCCTTCAGGCCACTTACCCTATGGTACTGGCGCTGGTGGGTGAAGAGTGCTTTGAGCAGTTGGCTCGTCAGCATGTTCTCAACCACCCTCTTCGCTCTGGTGACGTGACTGACTATGGCGAGCATTTCGCCACCACCATAGAAGCTTTCCCAGCTGTGGTTGAAGCGGCCCCTTATGCGGCGGATGTGGCGCATTTTGAATGGCAAATCGATGTCTCTCAACAACGTCAAGGTAGTGTCAAAACACCGGAAGATATTTGGCCGATTGCTCGCTTAGCGGAAGTGGCAGAGCAGCAGCAGCCTAACATCCATTTTCACCTTTCGCCCGGCACTTTACCTTTTCATTCACCCTACGCGGTATATGCGCTGCGTCTGGCCATTGAGAATAATAATTTCGAACAGCTGACGCTCAATCAAGCCGAATATGGCGTGATCATCAGTCAACCCGACGGTCAATGTTGGACGATGTCGCTCGATCAGCTGCCTTTTGAACTGCTTCAGTATCTCAGCTCAGGTTGCACGCTAGGAGAAATCCCAGCAACACACCTGCCTTATCTGGGAGTGCTACTGGAGAACCAGTTAATCTCTGGGTTTTCTCTCGCCCAATAA
- a CDS encoding DoxX family protein, with protein sequence MSNAIKNMIERYDALVDKAQCVFVPLLLLFCRLWVAWVFFNSGLTKIASWDSTLYLFEYEYQVPILPWELAAYLGTVAELILPAFLAFGLLTRPMAAILFVFNIIAVVSYPLLWEKGFYDHQLWGLMILNVVVWGPGLVSLDKLIKRKLQG encoded by the coding sequence ATGTCTAACGCTATAAAAAACATGATTGAGCGCTACGACGCCTTAGTCGATAAAGCCCAATGTGTGTTTGTGCCACTGCTACTGCTGTTTTGTCGACTCTGGGTTGCTTGGGTCTTTTTCAATTCTGGCCTGACTAAAATTGCCTCTTGGGACAGCACCCTTTACCTGTTTGAATACGAATATCAGGTGCCGATTTTACCTTGGGAGCTGGCAGCTTACCTAGGTACTGTCGCTGAGCTTATTCTGCCTGCTTTCTTAGCATTTGGCCTGTTGACCCGACCCATGGCAGCTATCTTGTTCGTGTTCAATATTATTGCTGTCGTTTCCTACCCGCTGCTATGGGAGAAGGGCTTCTACGACCATCAGCTTTGGGGCTTGATGATTCTCAACGTCGTAGTCTGGGGACCGGGCTTAGTTTCTCTGGATAAGCTGATTAAGCGCAAGCTACAAGGGTAA
- a CDS encoding DUF692 domain-containing protein, with protein sequence MNKDNYHNQVGVGLRAPHIDYFTDNKPGLSWLEIHSENYFQPYSPARQSLRKLRDDYQISCHGIGLSLGSVDRVNQHHLKQLKSLIDEVNPFLVSDHLSWSENGGHYFNDLLPLPYTEEALAVFCRNVIDVQDVIQRPMLIENPSSYVKFAHSTIAEWEFLAEVQKRTDCRLLLDLNNIHVSAFNHGFDSQTYINAIPADKVDEIHLAGFTIKPLEKGQIWIDTHSQPVSDEVWMLYEQWLAAHGPRHTLIEWDLDIPQPDVLLAECHKASDRLIQFDALQGRKVS encoded by the coding sequence GTGAATAAGGACAACTACCACAATCAGGTGGGTGTAGGACTGCGCGCTCCTCATATCGATTATTTCACTGACAATAAACCCGGCTTATCTTGGTTGGAAATTCACAGTGAAAACTACTTTCAACCCTACTCACCAGCGAGACAAAGCCTGCGCAAACTGAGGGATGACTACCAAATAAGCTGTCATGGCATTGGCTTATCGCTCGGCAGCGTTGACAGGGTTAACCAACACCACCTTAAACAACTCAAATCACTCATTGATGAGGTCAACCCGTTTTTGGTCTCCGATCATCTCAGTTGGAGTGAAAATGGCGGCCACTATTTTAATGATCTGCTGCCACTGCCTTATACAGAAGAAGCCTTAGCGGTGTTTTGCCGCAACGTCATCGACGTTCAGGATGTTATTCAGCGGCCAATGCTGATAGAAAACCCATCGAGCTATGTGAAGTTTGCTCACTCTACGATTGCCGAATGGGAATTTCTGGCTGAAGTACAAAAGCGTACCGACTGCCGATTACTGCTTGATCTCAACAATATCCACGTTTCCGCCTTTAACCACGGTTTCGATAGTCAGACCTACATCAACGCGATTCCAGCCGATAAAGTCGATGAAATTCATTTGGCAGGCTTTACGATTAAGCCGTTGGAAAAAGGTCAAATCTGGATAGATACCCACAGTCAGCCTGTTTCTGATGAAGTGTGGATGCTATACGAACAATGGCTGGCTGCTCACGGCCCGCGCCATACGCTAATTGAATGGGATCTGGACATTCCCCAGCCCGACGTGCTGTTGGCAGAGTGCCATAAAGCCAGTGACAGGCTGATTCAGTTCGACGCGTTGCAGGGGAGGAAGGTGTCATGA